Proteins encoded within one genomic window of Bacteroides sedimenti:
- a CDS encoding TonB-dependent receptor produces the protein MKARNLIKLVACALLLGTEAGAQTIYDAAKFSGKDLNGTARFVGMGGAMGALGGDISTIGVNPAGIGLFRSHDLMTTFGFNYTTSESNFNGTTINTDKYRGSFDNIGFVYSSKIGNQTALKYVNFGFNYHKAKSFNRNFEMGGNLGGLSQTDQMANLSRDLVGGDMSLDYLNSNSADAGWLSILGWNGCLIHPTSKSGEYIGFPADDPSGSYRSWERGGIDAYDFNLSFNFNDRVYLGFTVGAYDLNYTKNTLYSEYFPSSPVVDNGYFLQNSDYSYSLESLMRTTGTGVDFKAGIIFRPVEDSPFRIGAAIHTPTFYDLTLYNSAILTSDADVNKDDYIVPVNSYKIDTYKEIAGDAVTQYKLRTPWKYNLSMGYTIGSNVALGAEYEYQDYSTAKLSYYDDVNMKGENSMIKDYLKGVSTLRLGAEVKLVPEFAIRAGYNYSNAAYASDAYKSLPLNSVRTDTDFSNEKSINNYTLGLGYRSGNFYADLAYQYSAYKEDFYPFDKIDLSKTAVNNDKQQVILTLGVRF, from the coding sequence ATGAAAGCAAGAAATTTAATTAAGCTAGTGGCATGTGCCCTTTTATTGGGCACAGAAGCCGGCGCCCAGACTATATACGATGCAGCCAAATTTTCCGGAAAAGATCTGAATGGAACAGCACGTTTCGTGGGCATGGGCGGTGCCATGGGGGCATTGGGTGGAGATATATCTACCATTGGAGTGAATCCTGCAGGCATCGGTTTGTTCAGGAGTCATGACTTAATGACCACCTTTGGTTTTAATTACACCACTTCGGAAAGTAACTTTAATGGAACCACCATCAATACCGATAAGTATCGCGGTTCATTTGATAATATCGGGTTTGTCTATTCTTCCAAGATTGGCAATCAAACAGCTTTGAAGTATGTTAACTTTGGATTCAATTATCATAAGGCAAAATCTTTTAACCGCAATTTTGAGATGGGAGGCAATCTAGGTGGGCTGTCGCAGACTGACCAGATGGCTAATCTGAGTAGAGACCTTGTGGGCGGAGATATGTCGCTTGATTATTTGAACAGTAACAGTGCAGATGCCGGATGGCTCTCTATTCTGGGATGGAACGGTTGTTTGATTCACCCCACTTCAAAATCAGGTGAATATATCGGATTCCCTGCCGACGATCCTTCCGGTAGTTACAGATCCTGGGAAAGAGGCGGTATTGATGCATACGATTTCAATCTTTCATTCAATTTCAATGACCGCGTATATCTCGGTTTTACTGTAGGAGCTTATGATCTGAACTATACCAAGAATACATTGTACAGCGAATACTTCCCAAGCAGTCCTGTAGTAGATAATGGCTATTTTCTTCAGAATTCAGACTATTCATATTCTCTGGAAAGCCTTATGCGTACAACCGGTACAGGTGTTGATTTCAAGGCAGGTATAATTTTTCGTCCGGTTGAGGACTCTCCATTCAGAATAGGAGCTGCAATCCATACTCCCACATTCTACGACCTGACATTATACAATAGCGCAATCCTTACATCAGATGCTGATGTTAATAAAGACGACTATATTGTACCTGTAAACTCGTACAAAATAGATACATATAAGGAAATTGCCGGCGACGCCGTTACACAGTATAAACTCCGCACCCCATGGAAATATAACCTGAGTATGGGATATACCATTGGAAGCAATGTTGCTTTGGGAGCAGAATACGAGTATCAGGATTATTCCACTGCTAAGCTTAGCTACTATGACGATGTTAATATGAAAGGTGAAAACTCCATGATAAAAGATTATCTGAAAGGAGTGAGCACACTTCGTCTGGGAGCTGAAGTTAAACTGGTTCCGGAGTTTGCTATCCGTGCTGGTTATAACTATAGCAATGCCGCCTATGCAAGTGATGCATACAAGAGTCTGCCTTTAAACTCAGTGCGTACCGATACTGATTTCTCAAACGAAAAATCAATCAACAATTACACACTTGGTTTAGGTTACAGAAGCGGTAATTTCTATGCAGACCTGGCATACCAATACAGTGCATACAAGGAAGATTTCTATCCATTTGACAAAATAGACTTATCCAAGACTGCTGTAAACAATGATAAACAGCAGGTAATACTAACATTAGGTGTACGTTTTTAG
- a CDS encoding RHS repeat-associated core domain-containing protein: protein MVLFRNCIRTINHPSGLPWGESEGANVQPYKYNGKEFIEMHGYDTYDYGARGYYPAIQRFTSIDPLAEKYYSISPYAFYSNNSINSIDLDGMDDYKINSDGRIWLWRETKDKTDRLIAIGNKNVVNVDKARKILNNNIIVTDKIILPSLSKTNADDESVTGVTTLMFENKNILFEVHSHSKEN, encoded by the coding sequence ATGGTACTGTTTAGGAATTGTATCCGGACCATCAATCATCCATCCGGACTGCCGTGGGGGGAAAGCGAAGGAGCAAATGTACAACCGTATAAATACAACGGCAAAGAGTTCATTGAAATGCACGGCTACGATACTTATGATTATGGTGCAAGAGGATATTATCCCGCTATTCAGCGATTTACTTCGATTGATCCGTTGGCGGAGAAATATTATTCTATTTCGCCTTATGCTTTCTATTCTAACAATTCAATAAATAGCATAGACTTAGACGGAATGGATGACTATAAAATCAATAGCGACGGGCGAATTTGGTTGTGGCGAGAAACTAAGGACAAAACAGACAGGTTAATAGCTATTGGCAACAAGAATGTAGTTAATGTGGACAAAGCGAGAAAGATACTAAACAATAATATTATCGTAACTGATAAGATTATTTTGCCATCACTAAGTAAAACTAATGCAGATGATGAAAGTGTAACAGGCGTAACAACCTTGATGTTTGAAAATAAAAATATATTATTTGAAGTACACTCTCATTCAAAAGAAAATTAA
- a CDS encoding sugar isomerase domain-containing protein has protein sequence MLALEWLKNAHAAMDRIEATQLENIKKAATLMADSIEAGRWVHTFGCGHATIPVEEMYPRIGSFVGFHPLCEMPLTFFTQIIGQMGIHQFLFLEREEGYGVEIMKNYDFVPQDTMWIFSHTGINAVNIDMALEAQKRGMKVIVFGSAGASAGKTTRHSCGKTLFEIADVVVDSCVPLEDASVPLKHHYDKVGPLSTLGFVTMVWMTITTVAEILESRGVKLHIHPSHNIPGDTTARERLDEAISEYKKRVKVL, from the coding sequence ATGTTGGCACTAGAATGGTTAAAAAATGCGCACGCTGCAATGGACAGAATTGAAGCAACCCAATTGGAAAACATTAAGAAAGCGGCGACTTTGATGGCCGATTCAATTGAAGCTGGACGCTGGGTTCATACATTTGGATGCGGTCATGCTACAATTCCTGTTGAAGAGATGTATCCACGCATCGGTAGTTTCGTTGGTTTTCACCCACTGTGTGAAATGCCACTCACCTTCTTTACCCAGATTATCGGTCAGATGGGCATCCATCAATTCCTTTTTCTTGAAAGAGAAGAGGGATACGGTGTGGAAATTATGAAGAACTACGATTTTGTTCCACAAGATACCATGTGGATTTTTTCGCATACCGGTATCAATGCCGTAAATATCGATATGGCACTCGAAGCTCAAAAGAGAGGAATGAAAGTGATAGTATTCGGTTCTGCAGGTGCATCAGCAGGAAAAACTACCCGCCACTCCTGTGGCAAGACTCTGTTTGAGATAGCCGATGTAGTTGTTGACTCGTGCGTTCCATTGGAAGATGCATCCGTTCCATTGAAACATCATTATGACAAAGTGGGTCCACTTTCCACCCTTGGGTTTGTTACCATGGTATGGATGACAATTACAACTGTTGCCGAGATACTAGAAAGCCGGGGAGTAAAACTTCACATTCACCCGTCGCATAACATTCCGGGTGATACTACTGCCCGTGAGAGACTGGACGAAGCCATTTCAGAGTACAAAAAACGTGTAAAGGTGTTATAA
- a CDS encoding MFS transporter, with protein MKNSYNTKQVFVSACIGMCFFGIAMIVLGAMLPVLTERLSLTPIQATSLVAFLPIGMLAGSLLFGPVMDRYGYKTLLNVSCLLVLIGLEGIAFLKSVELLQVSILCIGFGGGILNGETNALVSDIYDNSKKQAHLSLLGAFYGIGALGIPVLLSFLTHYYSHENILAALGGLMLLLIIYCSSIKYPIAKQSSGFPIKESLRLLKNKTLVLLAFILFFQSGIEGISNNWTALYLTSSTVISKSDAMLTIIGMVAGLTITRLILIWLLKKTTAKTILISSLSLAIFGFLLLISPSYWRAFFGMICIGVGLSSTFPIILGIIGSAFSELSGTAFSIALTVALIGNNLLNNLVGLLSGAVGIACYPFIAITSLTIMLFLFTYSKRKANIHL; from the coding sequence ATGAAAAACAGTTATAACACCAAACAAGTCTTTGTTTCTGCCTGCATCGGCATGTGTTTCTTCGGAATTGCCATGATCGTGCTGGGTGCCATGCTGCCTGTACTTACAGAAAGGTTGTCGCTTACACCTATCCAGGCCACTTCATTGGTAGCCTTTCTGCCTATTGGCATGCTTGCCGGTTCCCTTCTTTTTGGACCGGTTATGGACCGTTATGGATATAAAACATTACTCAATGTTAGCTGCCTTCTTGTTCTAATAGGGTTAGAAGGGATTGCTTTTCTGAAAAGCGTGGAGCTGCTGCAGGTTTCTATTTTGTGCATCGGTTTCGGAGGTGGAATTTTGAACGGAGAAACCAATGCGCTGGTTTCTGATATATATGACAACAGCAAAAAGCAGGCACACCTCAGTCTGCTAGGAGCATTCTATGGAATAGGTGCCCTGGGCATACCGGTATTGCTGAGTTTTCTTACTCATTATTATTCACACGAAAATATCCTTGCTGCATTAGGCGGATTGATGTTATTACTTATCATCTACTGCTCATCCATAAAATACCCAATAGCCAAGCAATCAAGCGGATTTCCAATAAAGGAGAGTCTTAGGTTGCTCAAAAACAAGACGCTGGTTCTTCTGGCCTTTATTCTTTTCTTTCAGAGTGGCATTGAAGGGATAAGCAACAACTGGACAGCCCTTTATCTTACCAGTAGTACGGTAATCAGTAAATCGGACGCCATGCTCACAATCATCGGAATGGTGGCAGGTTTAACCATTACAAGGTTAATTCTGATTTGGCTTCTCAAGAAGACAACTGCAAAAACCATTCTGATAAGTAGTTTATCACTGGCTATTTTCGGATTTCTTTTACTTATCAGTCCTTCATACTGGAGGGCCTTTTTCGGAATGATTTGCATCGGAGTCGGACTATCGTCTACCTTTCCTATTATTCTAGGGATTATTGGTTCCGCTTTTTCGGAACTGTCGGGAACGGCCTTCAGCATTGCCCTCACCGTGGCACTTATAGGAAACAATCTGCTGAACAATCTGGTAGGATTACTTTCGGGAGCAGTGGGAATTGCCTGCTACCCGTTTATCGCGATTACATCATTAACAATTATGCTTTTCCTTTTCACCTATTCGAAAAGGAAGGCTAATATTCATCTTTAA
- a CDS encoding ROK family protein, which yields MASIAIDIGGTKISSAIFTPEGEMLYHRKNLLSGRIGSEVGELAAHSLKRLLATASSKRIQIDSVGVCVPGIAYSQTGRVWAPNIPGWEDYPLHEQLRSCIQDPAIGLYIDSDRTCYLYGELWQGSAKDCHSAIFIAVGTGIGMGIMMDGRLFHGANDIVGACGWMALQPPYLPEYDSCGCFEYYASGSGIGARAKDEIYRSKTYKGKLRQKPIVRVTAQDVFAALDEGDPIAEQVIKKAIEMWGMASANMVSIFNPQKIIWGGGVFGPAAKFIPDIYKESRKWAQPISIRQVEYVPSQLSGNAGLIGAAYLAIKNKEDEKQL from the coding sequence ATGGCGTCGATTGCAATTGACATAGGCGGCACTAAAATATCATCAGCTATCTTTACTCCAGAAGGCGAGATGCTATATCACCGCAAAAACTTATTAAGTGGCAGAATCGGTAGTGAAGTGGGCGAACTGGCAGCGCATTCACTGAAAAGACTACTGGCTACAGCCTCATCCAAACGGATCCAAATAGACAGTGTTGGGGTATGTGTTCCTGGAATTGCCTATTCTCAAACGGGAAGGGTATGGGCACCCAATATTCCGGGATGGGAAGATTATCCATTGCATGAACAATTAAGGAGTTGCATTCAAGATCCTGCCATCGGGCTGTATATTGACAGTGACCGCACCTGCTATCTCTATGGAGAACTGTGGCAAGGAAGTGCAAAGGATTGTCACAGTGCCATTTTTATTGCGGTTGGCACCGGAATAGGAATGGGAATTATGATGGATGGGCGTCTGTTTCACGGAGCCAACGATATTGTGGGTGCTTGTGGGTGGATGGCTTTGCAACCACCCTACCTGCCGGAATACGACAGTTGCGGCTGTTTTGAATATTATGCTTCAGGTAGTGGCATAGGCGCTCGGGCAAAAGACGAGATATACCGTTCGAAAACATACAAAGGAAAGTTAAGACAAAAGCCTATTGTAAGGGTTACTGCACAAGATGTGTTTGCAGCACTTGACGAAGGAGACCCGATAGCTGAACAGGTAATTAAGAAAGCAATTGAAATGTGGGGAATGGCTTCGGCAAACATGGTGAGCATATTCAATCCGCAAAAAATAATATGGGGTGGCGGTGTCTTTGGTCCAGCCGCAAAATTCATTCCGGACATATACAAAGAGTCACGTAAATGGGCACAACCTATCAGCATCCGGCAGGTAGAATACGTTCCTTCTCAACTCTCGGGAAATGCCGGACTAATCGGAGCAGCCTATTTAGCCATTAAAAATAAGGAAGATGAAAAACAGTTATAA
- a CDS encoding creatininase family protein, protein MNKEIDLSVSCYGAVKDLHYDVAILPWGATEPHNYHLPYLTDCIAPKEIAVMAAELALKESGVRCMVMPPISLGSQNPGQIGLSFCIHARYETQFAILTDVVASLRAQGMNKLIIFSGHGGNNFKNMIRDLAFTYPDFLIVQSDWFTILPAKEYFEAVIDDHAGELETSVMMHLHPELVDLSIAGKGESQPFAIAALNDKIGWTPRHWNRATKDTGVGNPEKATAAKGERYVNDLVPVIARLFAEVGKGELY, encoded by the coding sequence ATGAATAAAGAAATAGATCTTTCGGTAAGCTGCTATGGGGCAGTTAAAGATTTGCATTACGATGTGGCCATTCTTCCCTGGGGAGCAACTGAACCACATAATTATCATCTGCCTTATCTTACAGATTGTATAGCACCTAAAGAAATTGCAGTAATGGCAGCAGAACTGGCTCTAAAAGAGTCTGGGGTTCGTTGCATGGTGATGCCGCCTATATCTTTGGGCTCGCAAAATCCGGGACAGATTGGACTGAGCTTTTGTATCCATGCCCGTTATGAAACTCAGTTTGCAATACTGACTGACGTGGTTGCTTCACTCCGGGCTCAAGGAATGAATAAACTGATTATTTTCAGTGGTCATGGAGGGAATAATTTTAAAAACATGATTCGTGATTTGGCTTTTACTTATCCTGATTTCTTGATTGTGCAGTCGGACTGGTTCACAATTTTACCTGCAAAAGAATATTTTGAAGCTGTTATCGATGATCATGCTGGTGAGTTGGAAACATCGGTAATGATGCATCTTCATCCGGAACTCGTAGATTTGAGCATTGCCGGGAAAGGAGAATCGCAGCCTTTTGCCATCGCTGCTCTCAACGACAAAATTGGTTGGACTCCAAGACACTGGAATCGTGCTACCAAAGATACAGGAGTAGGTAACCCGGAAAAAGCTACTGCAGCTAAAGGTGAGAGATATGTAAATGATTTGGTACCTGTAATAGCTCGTTTGTTTGCAGAAGTAGGAAAGGGTGAGCTTTATTAA
- a CDS encoding nucleoside deaminase, which yields MKKEEFMRKAIELSIENIENGGGPFGAVIVKGGKIVATGVNRVTDSCDPTAHAEVCAIRAAAKKLGTFNLSGCEIYTSCEPCPMCLGAIYWARLDKMYYANTKTDAMNIGFDDSFIYDELELKLTERKLQSEQLLRNEALKAFEAWSNNNEKIEY from the coding sequence ATGAAAAAAGAAGAATTCATGCGAAAAGCCATTGAGCTTTCTATCGAAAATATTGAAAATGGAGGAGGACCTTTTGGAGCAGTTATTGTAAAAGGAGGAAAAATTGTAGCCACAGGTGTAAACAGAGTAACCGATTCTTGCGATCCAACTGCTCATGCAGAAGTATGTGCCATTCGTGCCGCAGCAAAAAAGCTAGGAACTTTCAATCTTAGCGGTTGTGAGATTTATACTTCCTGCGAACCCTGCCCCATGTGTCTTGGAGCTATTTATTGGGCCAGACTGGATAAGATGTATTATGCAAATACCAAGACAGATGCTATGAATATTGGCTTTGACGATTCTTTTATCTATGATGAACTGGAGTTGAAACTAACAGAAAGGAAATTGCAATCGGAACAATTACTACGCAACGAAGCACTAAAAGCTTTTGAGGCATGGAGCAATAATAACGAGAAGATTGAATATTAA
- a CDS encoding DUF4421 domain-containing protein, translating into MKRVFVFYCLILTSILLPAQNDKSTLLQKGKDLSDKAKENIYTVIHNIGATDTSYVEPNKYNYAFMLENSNWYEYYLFSSNEDTPQRLNIAPNMSYKLGGYFGWRWIFLGWSININDLIGNRKYSKKKTEFGLSLYSPMIGGDIYFRKSGSDFKLRSTSGIFEDGQIPDYNIDISGFNVDIKGLNAYWVFNNKKFSYPAAYSQSSNQRKSAGSFIAGFSYSQHEIHFDHTKLPEPVLAKLSDALKFNEINYSDYSLSFGYAYNWVFAKNWLADLSLTPAVAYKKSKIDQEEKSFPTLNNINFDLITRAGIVYNNSKYFAGASLVMHTYDYRTKNFYLNNSFGTIRVYAGFNFGKKKQYRDK; encoded by the coding sequence ATGAAAAGGGTGTTTGTCTTCTATTGCCTGATTCTAACTTCAATCCTTTTGCCGGCGCAAAATGATAAGTCTACTTTGTTGCAGAAAGGTAAAGATTTGAGCGACAAGGCAAAAGAAAACATATACACTGTAATACACAACATCGGAGCAACTGACACAAGCTATGTGGAGCCCAATAAATACAACTACGCATTCATGCTTGAAAACAGCAACTGGTACGAATATTACTTGTTCAGCAGCAACGAAGATACACCGCAGAGATTGAACATTGCGCCCAACATGAGTTATAAACTTGGAGGTTATTTCGGTTGGAGATGGATATTCCTTGGATGGTCTATAAATATCAATGATCTTATTGGAAACAGAAAATATTCAAAGAAAAAAACAGAGTTTGGGCTAAGCCTCTACAGCCCGATGATTGGAGGAGATATCTATTTTCGTAAAAGTGGAAGCGATTTCAAACTGCGCAGTACAAGCGGAATTTTTGAAGATGGGCAAATTCCTGATTATAATATAGATATAAGCGGATTTAACGTCGACATCAAAGGTCTGAATGCCTATTGGGTCTTTAATAACAAAAAATTCTCTTACCCGGCTGCTTACAGTCAGTCAAGCAATCAGCGCAAAAGCGCAGGCTCTTTCATTGCAGGTTTCTCTTATTCACAACATGAGATTCATTTTGACCACACTAAACTGCCTGAGCCGGTTCTTGCCAAACTGAGTGATGCATTGAAATTTAATGAAATAAACTATTCCGACTACAGCCTCAGTTTCGGTTATGCCTATAATTGGGTCTTTGCAAAAAACTGGCTGGCGGATCTCTCATTGACACCGGCTGTAGCTTATAAAAAATCGAAAATTGACCAGGAAGAAAAAAGTTTTCCTACACTAAACAACATCAACTTCGATTTGATCACACGTGCCGGTATAGTTTATAACAACTCCAAGTATTTTGCCGGAGCATCGCTGGTAATGCACACATACGACTATAGAACTAAAAATTTCTATCTAAACAACAGTTTCGGTACCATCCGAGTTTATGCCGGATTTAATTTTGGAAAGAAAAAACAATATAGAGACAAGTAA
- a CDS encoding Gfo/Idh/MocA family protein, which translates to MIRWGFIGCGKVTEKKSGPAFKKVEGSTVVAVMSRDAEKAKNYAESRGIKKWYTDPMKLIEDPEVDAVYIATPPSSHATYAIMAMKAGKPVYIEKPMASSYEECTRINRISQETGVPCFVAYYRRYLPYFMKVKELIEQGAIGNVINVQIRFAQPPYDLDYNKENLPWRVQPDIAGGGYFYDLASHQLDILQDIFGFILEAQGCKSNRGGLYPAEDTVSACFKFDSGLVGSGSWCFVAHNSAKEDRIEVIGDKGMICFSTFTFEPIALHTEKGREEFKLENPEHIQYNLIENVIHHLQGKTICTCDGISATPTNWVMDKILGKL; encoded by the coding sequence ATGATCAGATGGGGATTTATTGGCTGTGGTAAAGTAACTGAGAAGAAAAGCGGTCCGGCATTCAAAAAAGTTGAAGGATCAACAGTCGTTGCAGTAATGAGCCGAGACGCAGAGAAAGCCAAAAACTATGCAGAATCAAGAGGGATTAAGAAATGGTACACCGATCCGATGAAGTTGATTGAAGATCCCGAAGTAGATGCTGTTTATATCGCTACCCCACCCTCTTCTCATGCTACTTATGCAATCATGGCAATGAAAGCGGGCAAGCCTGTGTACATTGAAAAGCCAATGGCCAGCAGTTATGAGGAGTGCACCCGTATTAACCGAATATCTCAGGAAACAGGTGTTCCCTGTTTTGTTGCGTATTATCGCCGATATCTACCCTATTTTATGAAAGTAAAAGAGCTGATTGAACAAGGTGCCATAGGAAATGTAATCAATGTTCAGATTCGTTTTGCACAGCCTCCTTACGACCTCGATTACAATAAAGAGAACCTACCCTGGCGAGTTCAACCGGACATTGCAGGAGGTGGTTATTTTTACGACCTTGCCTCTCATCAACTTGACATTTTACAGGACATTTTCGGATTTATTCTTGAAGCTCAAGGGTGTAAAAGCAATCGTGGAGGACTTTACCCTGCAGAAGATACTGTAAGTGCCTGTTTCAAATTCGATTCGGGCTTAGTTGGTTCGGGTTCATGGTGCTTCGTAGCGCACAATTCAGCCAAAGAAGATCGCATTGAAGTTATTGGTGACAAAGGAATGATTTGTTTTTCCACTTTTACATTCGAGCCGATTGCTCTTCATACAGAGAAAGGACGAGAGGAATTCAAGCTTGAAAACCCAGAACATATTCAATACAACTTAATTGAGAATGTAATTCATCACCTACAAGGAAAGACTATTTGTACTTGTGATGGAATCAGTGCCACACCAACCAACTGGGTGATGGATAAAATTCTTGGAAAATTATAA
- a CDS encoding transporter substrate-binding domain-containing protein gives MQIKKNLKFLILIIITILIALYFNHNGPTKSTPRDYAEIKQSGVLRVVTEYNSLSYFVEGDSISGFQYELIKAFSKSQKLRLEITPEMSFDKRLKDLSDGKYDIIAYNMLVTSEQKDSLLLTSPILLSKQVLVQRKKDAKNPQYIKSQLDLAFKVLHVVKGSPSILRIRNLSNEIGDPIYIKEVEKYGSEQLLAMVAYGDINYAVCDESIALASIDSFPNLDIKTDISFTQFYSWGVSKKSPILLDSLNAWLKKFTKSPEYKQIYKRYYKD, from the coding sequence ATGCAAATAAAAAAGAATTTAAAATTTCTGATTTTAATCATTATTACTATTCTTATTGCTCTTTATTTCAATCATAACGGGCCTACAAAATCCACACCGAGAGATTATGCCGAGATTAAACAATCAGGAGTTCTTCGTGTTGTTACCGAATATAACTCTCTAAGTTACTTTGTTGAAGGAGATTCTATTTCTGGATTTCAGTACGAATTGATAAAAGCTTTTTCCAAATCGCAAAAGTTACGTTTAGAAATAACGCCCGAAATGAGTTTTGATAAACGGTTAAAGGATCTTTCTGATGGGAAATATGATATAATCGCTTACAACATGCTTGTTACCAGTGAACAAAAAGACTCACTCTTGCTAACCTCGCCTATTCTATTAAGCAAACAAGTATTGGTACAACGGAAAAAAGATGCAAAGAACCCTCAATATATCAAAAGCCAGCTTGATCTGGCTTTCAAGGTTCTCCATGTTGTAAAAGGTTCCCCTTCTATTCTCCGCATTAGGAATCTGAGCAATGAAATCGGAGATCCGATCTACATAAAAGAGGTTGAGAAATATGGTTCAGAGCAGTTGTTAGCCATGGTTGCCTATGGTGATATCAATTATGCAGTTTGTGATGAAAGTATAGCCTTGGCTTCGATAGACTCATTCCCAAATCTGGATATCAAGACAGATATCAGTTTCACGCAATTCTACTCATGGGGTGTAAGTAAGAAATCCCCCATCTTACTTGATAGCCTCAACGCTTGGTTGAAAAAGTTCACCAAGAGTCCGGAGTATAAACAAATATACAAGAGATATTACAAGGACTGA